A genomic window from Elaeis guineensis isolate ETL-2024a chromosome 3, EG11, whole genome shotgun sequence includes:
- the LOC140856356 gene encoding LOW QUALITY PROTEIN: uncharacterized protein (The sequence of the model RefSeq protein was modified relative to this genomic sequence to represent the inferred CDS: inserted 4 bases in 3 codons; substituted 3 bases at 3 genomic stop codons) encodes MAFGSVYGGNDTFVSNEFNCWNKTERLGDHHFNLAKNEYRIXLNASVDVSRLLLWLGLLFRGHDESDESXIRXFFFEMIEYTAGQNEAVQQMAVVFXFVNKLGLVNERFIGVVHMTETSAXSLKSVIDSLFXEYRLSLMSIRGQGYDGANNMQGEFNGQKILILDENSSAYYVHCSAHQLQ; translated from the exons GTGGGAATGATACATTTGTGTCAAATGAGTTTAATTGTTGGAACAAAACAGAGAGACTAGGTGATCAT CATTTTAATCTTGCAAAAAATGAGTATCGAA GTCTAAATGCCTCAGTTGATGTTTCTAGATTATTGTTATGGTTAGGATTACTTTTTCGTGGTCATGATGAGTCAGATGAATCttgaataag atttttttttgaaatgataGAGTATACAGCTGGGCAAAATGAAGCTGTAC AACAAATGGCCGTGGTTTTTTGATTTGTCAATAAATTGGGATTAGTGAATGAGAGATTCATTGGTGTTGTTCATATGACTGAAACTTCTGCTTGATCTCTTAAATCTGTAATTGATTCTTTAT TTGAGTATAGATTGAGCTTAATGAGCATTAGGGGTCAAGGCTATGATGGGGCTAACAACATGCAAGGCGAATTTAATGGccagaaaattttgattttggatGAAAACAGCTCAGCTTATTATGTTCATTGTTCTGCACATCaacttcaatga
- the LOC105040268 gene encoding LOW QUALITY PROTEIN: F-box/kelch-repeat protein At1g80440 (The sequence of the model RefSeq protein was modified relative to this genomic sequence to represent the inferred CDS: inserted 1 base in 1 codon): protein MMEDLIPGLPXEIARECLLRVPHDAFGTARSVCKLWKQEVESSPFHHLRKSAGLARPLVVVAQTEPTPSPPATKNHATLAPLYRLALFDASTAAWAPLPPIPGLHHGLPLFCQLAAVGTELVVTGGWDPRTWAASDEVFVFDFVSATWRRGARMPGPRRSFFACAASDADRAVFVAGGHDESKNALRSALAYDVARDRWVALPDMARERDECKGVFLRGTFHVIGGYTTEAQGRFSPSAEAFDVAAWKWGPVQERMLESAACPRTCVAGADGKLYMCTGGHVVVMEADAWRRVAELPGDVRVALHMVAWKGNLMVLGSGIHGGAQIGYFLEVGEGKGPAAWRKVEVPAAYSGHVQGGCCLEI from the exons ATGATGGAGGATCTGATACCAGGCCTTC GAGAGATCGCTCGGGAGTGCCTTCTTCGCGTCCCGCACGACGCCTTTGGCACGGCCCGCTCCGTTTGCAAGCTCTGGAAGCAGGAGGTGGAGTCGTCCCCCTTTCACCACCTCCGCAAATCCGCCGGCCTCGCCCGCCCACTCGTCGTCGTCGCCCAGACCGAGCCCACGCCGAGCCCGCCCGCCACCAAGAACCATGCCACCCTCGCCCCGCTGTACCGCCTCGCCCTCTTCGACGCCTCCACCGCCGCCTGGGCCCCGCTCCCGCCCATCCCGGGCCTCCACCACGGCCTCCCTCTCTTCTGCCAgctggccgccgtcgggaccgaGCTCGTGGTCACCGGCGGATGGGACCCGCGCACCTGGGCCGCCTCCGACGAGGTGTTCGTCTTCGACTTCGTGTCGGCGACGTGGCGCCGCGGGGCCCGCATGCCGGGGCCCCGGCGGTCTTTCTTCGCGTGCGCGGCGTCGGATGCGGATCGGGCGGTGTTCGTGGCGGGCGGGCACGACGAGAGCAAAAACGCGCTGCGGTCCGCGCTGGCGTACGACGTGGCGAGGGACCGGTGGGTGGCGCTCCCGGACATGGCGAGGGAGCGCGACGAGTGCAAGGGCGTCTTCCTGCGTGGCACCTTCCACGTCATCGGCGGCTACACCACGGAGGCCCAGGGCCGCTTCTCCCCCTCCGCGGAGGCCTTCGACGTCGCGGCGTGGAAGTGGGGCCCCGTGCAGGAGCGCATGCTGGAGAGCGCCGCGTGTCCCAGGACCTGCGTCGCGGGGGCCGATGGGAAGCTGTACATGTGCACGGGCGGACACGTGGTGGTGATGGAGGCGGATGCGTGGCGGAGGGTGGCGGAGCTGCCGGGAGATGTGAGGGTGGCGCTGCACATGGTGGCATGGAAGGGGAATCTGATGGTGCTGGGGTCGGGCATCCACGGTGGGGCCCAGATCGGGTACTTTCTGGAAGTCGGTGAAGGGAAGGGGCCCGCCGCGTGGAGGAAGGTTGAGGTGCCGGCGGCATATTCCGGTCATGTTCAGGGCGGGTGCTGCCTGGAAATTTAG